A DNA window from Acropora palmata chromosome 12, jaAcrPala1.3, whole genome shotgun sequence contains the following coding sequences:
- the LOC141861118 gene encoding uncharacterized protein LOC141861118, whose product MTKNASKFKGEVPISEYEKKEHKSASENAKALKYKIKNIQVKSVKKEKLKKKCRHGQYPKFLEKPHVDIVTTNKWLSSNLKGETDGLLVEAQDQALNTRNYQKVICGQKVESKCRMCSQHKETVDHIVSGCEVLAKTEYISRLGKAAPYLHWNICQDNDIEVTDKLYEHKPESVTHSKDSKITIMWDMPVNTDRTITGNRPDIIIKDSVNSTCKLIDMSIPSDRNIALKEIQKKKQVQRPRVRNTENVADEN is encoded by the coding sequence ATGACCAAGAACGCGAGTAAGTTCAAAGGGGAAGTACCAATATCagaatatgagaaaaaagaacaTAAATCAGCCTCAGAAAATGCTAAAGCcctaaaatataaaatcaagAACATTCAAGTGAAATcagtgaaaaaggaaaagttgaaaaagaaatgtcgACATGGCCAATACCCAAAGTTCCTAGAGAAGCCTCATGTTGACATAGTCACCACCAATAAATGGCTTTCAAGTAATCTGAAAGGAGAAACAGATGGGTTACTGGTAGAAGCCCAAGATCAGGCATTAAACACCAGAAACTACCAGAAAGTAATTTGTGGCCAGAAAGTGGAAAGCAAATGTAGAATGTGCTCACAACATAAAGAGACAGTGGACCATATCGTTTCTGGATGTGAGGTATTAGCCAAAACAGAATATATCTCCAGGCTCGGTAAAGCTGCACCGTATCTCCACTGGAACATCTGTCAAGATAATGATATCGAGGTTACAGACAAGTTGTACGAGCACAAGCCAGAGTCTGTGACGCACAGCAAAGACAGCAAAATCACTATCATGTGGGACATGCCAGTCAATACTGATAGAACTATTACAGGGAACAGACCAGATATCATTATTAAAGATTCAGTGAACTCCACCTGCAAACTAATTGATATGTCTATTCCGTCAGACAGAAATATCGCCCTGaaagaaatccaaaaaaaaaagcaagtacAAAGACCTAGAGTTAGAAATACAGAGAATGTGGCAGATGAAAACTGA